The DNA segment GGCGGCCCGGTTCAAGGGGCGGTTCCGGCCAGGCGGGCTCAGCGGCCCTTGACCAGCGGCAGGTCGGCCTGCTGCCAGGCAGCGACGCCGCCATCGAGCCAGTAGACCTTCTCGAAGCCGGCCTTCTTCAGGCGCTTGGCGGCCGCGGCGGAGGCCTGCCCGTTGCGGCAGACCAGCACCACCGGCTGGGACTTGGCCCCGGCCAGCAGTTTGTTTTCAGGGTCGAAACTGCTCGGCAGCACGTTGCGGCTGCCGGCGATGTGGCCCTTCTCGAAATCGTTGCTGGCCGACAGGTCCACCACCAGGGCGTTCTCGCTGTTGACCAGTTGGGTCAGCTCGGCCGGGCGCAGGGCCTTGTAGCCGCGGAACAGGCGCGAAATTTCCGTGTAGACGATCGCGACCGTCAGGCCGACCAGCGACAGCGACAGGATCTGGTTGAAGGGCGAACGGGTGGCAAAAGCCAGGATTTCTTCGAAATTCACAGGGTTGGCGACCGTGGAGCGGGCGGCGATTGTCGCACAGGACGCCCGCACGGGCGCCGGGCCGCTACTGGCCCTTCCACAGGTCCGGCAGCCCCACCACCAGCCACCAACGCTTGGCCTCGGGGTCCCAGCGCCAGCGCTCGATGTACCGTTCGGTCCGTTCGGCCATGGTGTGCTTGTTGATCACCCGCAACTCCACGGCGCGCTCGACCGTGCCATCGGGCCCACCACGGGTCGACAGGTCGCGATAGCCGGAAATCTGGACCTGCTGGTAGCGCTCGAATTCCAGGTCGCTCATCGGATGCGCGTCGCGATAAGCGGGATCGACCGCCTTCCAGGCGTTCTCGAAATCTCCCCATCGGATCGATGCCGCATAGGCATCCTGCACGCCCTGCAACTTGCCGCGCTGCATGCGGCTCTGTGCACCGGCCGGGGCGAACACCGCCAGCAGCCCCAGGACCAACAGTATTCTCGCGATCGACCGCATGGCGCCCCCTCCCGTTCGTGACCGCATGCTACCGCTTCGCAATGGCGACAAACCGTCCGCTCAGCGTGGTGGCCAGTCCACCTTCAGGCAGCAGCACCTTCGCCTCGACCTGGATGCGGGCACGCCCCCGCTGCACGAGGGTGTCGATGAAGGTGTCCCAGGACTGCCCTTCGGCGGACATCGCCTCGGCGACAAGATCGCCATACAGGGGCGCGAGGTAACGGATCTGACTGTCCGCCACGTAGACCTCGGCCTTGAGGCCGGCAAGCCGCAGCTTCAACGTGACCAGGCCCCAGCCCGCGACCGTCATCAGCGACGTCAGGCTGCCGCCGAAGGCGTTGCCCTTGTCGTTGACGTTGGCCGACAGCGGCGCGACCAGGCACAAGGCTTCGCCACGCATGCCCTCCACGTCGACCCGCATGGCCGCGACGGGCGGCATGCCTTGGCAGTACTCACGCAGTTCCTGCAGGGCTTCTTCCAGACTCATCGCTCATAATCCGCGCATGGGACATCCAACGCCGCCGGCATGGTACGTCATCTCGCTGCGGCCCCAGGGCGGTCACGACGCGCTGCGTCGCGCCGCGCGCCGGCATGGCGCCGGACTGCTGGCGCTGTCGCCGTGGCGCATCCAGCCCTGCGGCGATCCCGCCACGCGCCAAGCGTTGGGGAAAGCGCTCGCATGCCCGCTCGTCATGTTCACCAGCCCGGCAGCGGTCTCGGCCGCACAGGCATTGGCGCCACTGCAGGCGCAGCGGGGGAGTACCTGGCTGGCGGTCGGTGCGGGGACCGCAGCCGCGTTGCGGCGCGCGGGCGTCTCCGCGTCGTCACCGCGCCGGATGGACAGCGAAGGCCTGCTCGCGATGCCGGCGCTGCAGGACATCCGGGGCATCGAGATCGGCTTCGTCACCGCCCCCGACGGACGCAACCTGCTGGTGCCGACACTGCAGGCGCGCGGCGCGCAGGTGCATCGCGCCGAGGTCTACCGGCGGGAGTCGCTCGCGCTCCCGGCACGCGCACTGACCGCGCTCGCCGCGCTCGACCGCCCGGCCTGCCTGCTGTTGAGCAGCGCCGGCGCGCTGGAACGCGTACTCGCACAACTACCGCCAGCGGCGGCAGCACGCATTCTGACGACGAGCGTGGTGGCCGCCAGCGCGCGCCTGGCCGAGGCCGCGCGCGCGGCGGGGTTCAGTGAAGTAGTGCAGGCCGACGGACCTCGCCCGGCGCAGCTGATGAAGAGCGCGTCGACCGTCATGGCCCCCCGCATCCGTTAGCATCTGCGGCAGCCATCACGGTTCTGCCTGTCTCCAAGGATGCTTTCGTGAACGACGCGTCGCCTTCTCCGCCCCGCACCATCGGCTCGCGTCGGCTTGTCGTCACGTTGCTCGTGCTGATCGTGGTCGGCATCGGCGTGTGGCGCGGCTGGGCCTGGTGGCAGGCGCGTTCCGCGCAGGAACGCACGGCCGCCTCGGAGGCCTCGCTGCGACTCGATGCACTGGAAGCGCGTGCGGAGGCCTTGCGCCGCGATCAGCGTGCGCAGGCCCAGCGCCTGCTCGACGCCGCGGCGACCAACCGCGTGCTGCGTGATGAAGTGCTGGGCCTGGGCCAACGCGGCGCATTGCTGGAGGAAAGCGTCGCCAAGCTCTCCGACCCCAACCGCCACGGCGCGCAGGCGCTGCGGTTGGACGAAGTCGAACTGTTGTTGTCGCAAGGCGCCCAGCGCTTGGACATCGCCCGCGACCTGGCAGGCGCGAGGCGCGCGTATGCGCTGGCCGCCGGCGCGCTGGACGGCATCGATGACCATCGCCTGCTGAACCTCAAGCAGGCACTGGCGCAGGAGCGCATCGCGCTGGATGCCCTGGGCGCCGGCACGCAGGCCGAAGGCGGCGTGCGGCTGGACGCCTTCGTGAAAGCGTTAGCGGCCCTGCCTCGCGATGCGCATGCTGCTGCGGGCGGCGACACCCGCGCCCGTCCGGCCTGGCAACGTGTCCTTGCACCTTTGGTCGACGTGCGCCCTACGCGCGACACCACATTGATCGCGCCAGCGGAGCGCACGGCCGCAGATGCCGCGCTGCAGATCGAGATCAGCCTGGCCCGCGCTGCCCTGGAACGCGAAGACGACGCCGCTTATCGCGCTGCGCTGGACCGCATCGGCACCTGGCTGCCCCGCTTGTGGCCGGACTCATCGGCACTCCGGCAGGTGCGCGGCCAGCTGCACGCGTTGCGTCAGGCACCTGCGCCCACGCCACCCGCCGTGATGGGCACGACGCTGCAGCAGCTGCGCGC comes from the Pseudoxanthomonas sp. YR558 genome and includes:
- a CDS encoding YiiD C-terminal domain-containing protein yields the protein MSLEEALQELREYCQGMPPVAAMRVDVEGMRGEALCLVAPLSANVNDKGNAFGGSLTSLMTVAGWGLVTLKLRLAGLKAEVYVADSQIRYLAPLYGDLVAEAMSAEGQSWDTFIDTLVQRGRARIQVEAKVLLPEGGLATTLSGRFVAIAKR
- a CDS encoding uroporphyrinogen-III synthase, whose product is MGHPTPPAWYVISLRPQGGHDALRRAARRHGAGLLALSPWRIQPCGDPATRQALGKALACPLVMFTSPAAVSAAQALAPLQAQRGSTWLAVGAGTAAALRRAGVSASSPRRMDSEGLLAMPALQDIRGIEIGFVTAPDGRNLLVPTLQARGAQVHRAEVYRRESLALPARALTALAALDRPACLLLSSAGALERVLAQLPPAAAARILTTSVVAASARLAEAARAAGFSEVVQADGPRPAQLMKSASTVMAPRIR
- a CDS encoding rhodanese-like domain-containing protein; this translates as MNFEEILAFATRSPFNQILSLSLVGLTVAIVYTEISRLFRGYKALRPAELTQLVNSENALVVDLSASNDFEKGHIAGSRNVLPSSFDPENKLLAGAKSQPVVLVCRNGQASAAAAKRLKKAGFEKVYWLDGGVAAWQQADLPLVKGR